A stretch of Lathyrus oleraceus cultivar Zhongwan6 chromosome 6, CAAS_Psat_ZW6_1.0, whole genome shotgun sequence DNA encodes these proteins:
- the LOC127097617 gene encoding uncharacterized protein LOC127097617: MGGEVVLFIDDLKPISGFSRCRICHEEEFESFKSLEAPCACSGTVKFAHRDCIQTWCNEKGNTTCEICLQQYEPGYTAPAPKKCKNSNEVMTIRYSLEISRREEEALLNRRIVEYEEGVRENNYVECTYAADRSAFCCRSLALAFTLLLLLRHLFALLTSGMEDYPFTILTIFILRASGIIIPMCIIIRTMGAIHKSIQRHYHHQDSDDDSSMSDGDDEENGTPHISILRHSHY, translated from the exons ATGGGAGGAGAAGTTGTTTTGTTCATTGATGATTTGAAACCAATTTCAGGATTTTCTCGTTGTAGAATATGTCATGAAGAAGAATTTGAAAGCTTCAAAAGCTTAGAAGCTCCTTGTGCTTGTTCCGGAACAGTCAAG TTCGCTCATAGAGATTGCATTCAAACATGGTGCAATGAGAAAGGAAACACAACTTGTGAAATTTGCTTACAA CAATATGAACCTGGATATACAGCACCAGCACCAAAGAAATGTAAAAATTCTAATGAAGTAATGACCATTAG ATATAGCCTTGAGATATCAAGGAGAGAAGAAGAAGCATTATTGAACAGAAGAATAGTTGAATATGAAGAAGGTGTAAGAGAAAACAATTACGTTGAATGCACTTATGCTGCTGATAGAAGCGCGTTTTGTTGTCGATCACTGGCTTTAGCT TTTACTCTCCTATTACTTCTAAGACATCTTTTTGCTTTGCTTACAAGTGGAATGGAAGATTACCCATTCACAATTCTTACG ATTTTTATACTAAGGGCCAGTGGAATTATTATACCTATGTGTATAATTATTAGAACTATGGGAGCCATTCATAAAAGTATCCAGCGTCATTATCATCATCAG GATTCTGATGATGACTCGTCAATGTCTGATGGAGATGATGAAGAAAATGGGACACCACATATTTCAATTTTAAGACATTCACATTATTAA